A stretch of the Sulfolobus acidocaldarius SUSAZ genome encodes the following:
- a CDS encoding DNA primase large subunit encodes MDFSKYPFLKDIGEELKKFGGGVTLKDILESKYLEVAKERLEKIIKDEKVESFSNVRNSVLVFYSLILIVALLNNRSITENIAEKESKLIEGDLIKENPDNILEIGKLLGVNVSKDELKFSIKDKSKERNIILPFSIPLTDYLFHIREIKRINENFKLNKRIVTNGKVYINKADLTRLLREKIRLKIIDLISSIKLPTIPDNLKKIADELRGRKTPPCIVELRKKKELTDEEKRILVVYSVNVNEVTDELDKELVAKFRGNRRERYIVYSCEIMKKLNLCIAECGVKNPLELYYGRLLS; translated from the coding sequence ATAGACTTTTCCAAATATCCTTTTCTCAAAGATATCGGAGAAGAGCTGAAAAAATTCGGTGGAGGAGTGACCTTAAAGGACATTTTAGAAAGCAAATACCTCGAGGTAGCAAAAGAGAGACTTGAAAAGATTATAAAAGATGAAAAAGTTGAGAGCTTTTCTAATGTTAGAAACTCCGTACTGGTATTTTACTCACTCATATTGATAGTTGCTTTATTGAATAATAGAAGTATTACGGAAAATATAGCTGAAAAAGAGAGTAAACTTATCGAAGGTGACTTAATTAAAGAGAATCCTGATAATATTCTAGAAATAGGGAAACTTTTAGGAGTTAATGTAAGTAAAGATGAGTTGAAATTTTCAATAAAAGATAAGAGTAAAGAAAGAAATATAATACTACCTTTCAGCATTCCCTTAACAGACTATTTATTTCACATTAGAGAAATAAAGAGAATCAACGAGAACTTTAAATTAAACAAGCGTATAGTGACTAATGGAAAGGTCTACATTAACAAGGCGGATCTAACTAGATTACTCAGAGAAAAGATTAGGCTTAAAATAATAGATCTTATTAGCTCCATCAAATTACCTACAATTCCTGATAATCTTAAAAAGATTGCAGATGAATTAAGAGGAAGAAAAACACCCCCTTGTATCGTAGAACTAAGAAAGAAAAAAGAGTTGACAGATGAAGAGAAAAGGATTCTAGTTGTGTATTCAGTAAACGTTAATGAAGTAACGGATGAATTAGATAAAGAGTTAGTAGCAAAATTTAGGGGAAACAGAAGGGAGAGATATATCGTTTATTCATGCGAAATAATGAAAAAACTCAATTTATGCATTGCTGAATGCGGAGTTAAAAATCCTCTCGAATTATATTACGGACGTCTTCTTAGCTAA
- a CDS encoding methionyl-tRNA synthetase gives MKVLVTSAWPYVNAVPHLGNLIGSILSADVFARYARLKYGKENVVFVSGSDEHGTPIEIEARKRNIEPRKLTDQAHAYDKKLFIDTWKISFDNYSRTESEVHKEFVRNFLIKLEKYIKVEEDEIPYCEKDKLFLPDRFVKGVCPYCGFEDARGDQCDNCGRLLTPRSLINAKCALCGNPPVFKVTKHWFFDLSEFGDKIRDWISSSSTMPDNVKSVALSWVKEGLRPRSITRDNMWGIPAPFKGAENKTIYVWFEALLGYLSATVEYFKNLGKEEMWKEFWLYNDTKTYYFIGKDNIPFHAVILPAMLMASNEKYNLPSVIAATEYLLYEGQKFSKSRKIGVWIDEADKLMDVEYWRFILIRLRPEEKDTNFTWREALRIVNTELNDDIGNYANRVLSMVKRYCDGVIPSPKEAILNDEDKNLITLITESPKRMGELFELGKIKAGSEEILKLARSGNLYLNNRAPWSLVKTNRDEANNVLYISVNSLRTLAIMLYPIMPTYSSNLYQQLGLSDLESETWDSAGSLKVMPGHKIGEIRSLFKKIDMSPEELMKKLDEIRREVEKERPDLLR, from the coding sequence ATGAAGGTTTTAGTAACATCTGCATGGCCTTATGTTAATGCTGTTCCACATCTAGGAAATTTAATAGGCTCTATATTATCAGCAGATGTATTTGCAAGATATGCCAGGTTAAAATATGGAAAGGAAAATGTAGTTTTTGTAAGTGGTAGTGATGAACATGGTACGCCTATTGAAATTGAGGCAAGGAAGAGAAACATAGAACCCAGGAAATTAACCGATCAAGCACATGCCTATGATAAGAAATTATTTATTGACACATGGAAGATAAGTTTTGATAATTATAGCAGGACTGAGTCTGAAGTACACAAGGAGTTCGTTAGAAATTTTCTAATAAAACTCGAGAAATACATAAAGGTAGAAGAGGACGAGATTCCATATTGCGAAAAAGACAAGTTATTTCTTCCGGATAGATTCGTAAAGGGAGTATGTCCTTACTGTGGCTTTGAAGACGCCAGAGGCGATCAGTGTGATAATTGCGGTAGATTGTTGACGCCAAGATCATTAATAAATGCTAAATGTGCACTATGTGGTAATCCACCTGTATTTAAAGTTACCAAGCATTGGTTTTTCGATTTATCTGAATTTGGAGATAAAATAAGGGACTGGATATCCAGTTCTAGTACGATGCCTGATAATGTAAAATCTGTTGCATTAAGCTGGGTTAAGGAAGGTCTTAGACCAAGAAGTATAACAAGAGACAACATGTGGGGTATACCTGCACCATTTAAAGGTGCAGAGAACAAAACAATATATGTCTGGTTTGAAGCTCTTCTAGGTTATCTATCTGCAACAGTAGAGTACTTCAAAAATTTAGGAAAAGAGGAAATGTGGAAGGAATTTTGGCTATACAACGATACTAAAACCTATTATTTCATAGGAAAGGATAACATTCCTTTCCACGCTGTTATATTACCTGCAATGTTAATGGCAAGTAACGAAAAATATAATTTACCTAGCGTTATAGCTGCTACTGAATATCTTCTCTATGAAGGTCAGAAGTTTAGCAAGAGTAGGAAAATAGGTGTGTGGATTGATGAAGCTGATAAATTGATGGATGTCGAGTATTGGAGGTTTATATTAATTAGGTTAAGACCAGAGGAGAAAGACACAAACTTCACGTGGAGAGAAGCTCTTAGAATAGTTAATACAGAGCTAAATGACGACATCGGGAATTACGCTAATAGGGTACTCTCCATGGTAAAGCGATACTGTGATGGTGTTATCCCATCTCCTAAGGAGGCAATATTGAACGACGAGGACAAGAATTTGATTACATTAATTACGGAATCTCCTAAAAGGATGGGAGAGCTGTTTGAGCTAGGAAAGATAAAGGCGGGAAGCGAAGAAATCTTAAAACTTGCCAGGTCAGGAAATCTTTATCTGAATAATAGAGCCCCCTGGTCATTAGTAAAGACCAATAGAGATGAAGCCAATAATGTATTATATATCTCTGTGAACTCTCTGAGAACCCTTGCTATAATGCTATATCCAATCATGCCAACTTATTCATCTAACTTATATCAGCAATTAGGACTCTCTGATCTGGAGAGTGAGACGTGGGACTCAGCAGGCTCCTTGAAAGTAATGCCTGGTCATAAAATAGGTGAAATAAGGAGTTTATTTAAGAAGATAGACATGTCACCAGAAGAGTTAATGAAAAAATTGGATGAAATAAGAAGGGAAGTGGAAAAAGAAAGACCTGATCTTTTAAGGTAA
- a CDS encoding ATP synthase subunit I, producing MILPETVVRAEIITTKDNVNEVVSKLLKLGTFEPDDPKVPISQNRLEDARRILGEINDKIARLILLMEASEIAVEPKGNLKQDKQDWIETARIYTSEASKIEEKYRVLLEEIQKLKSERDSLKLKLDELEPFKDVDIDLKKMYTNTYFDVALAILSRQQIEELKKRGFEVISYQSNNFYPSLIIGLKGTELNETLKKLGIKRLETQDLVSPSQQYKTIMDRINYIDGVLGAKRKELREKANEDKDWIQSTYGKLLTLRDSMLVLSKAKISDYFIQIEGYVLEKFTKQLTNSLKDSAVVVYEYPKRFGEQEEPPTYVNLPKSIRPLESIIELYGTPSYWEISPTLFLIITFPLIFGLMFPDLGNAIILLIFAIWFHNYGKKRNSESIRYLSLVLIYSSIIAAITGILAREFFGPLAVGGLRELLNNPSYPVGPLYNIWPISESVYEKIAPILPTSGETGIVNTIIISLLLGSILLFVSSILGVINTIKKKDYEYLVLDRLPLLLIYTPPLIVFSYGFTNISNYTLQIQQLLGGIEYFIFHSGSPAPGATQILATSLVIWVELALIFNWIGKIIILRRHEKVSIGNAIVTGFIEGAFEAGILLLSNVISFIRILIFAIAHYYILFAFSFMGYLAAGSPNSLFAVFINPASIAIIIVGNLLAIALEGLVVFIQDMRLHFYEMFSKFYEGRGRKFNPVKAYVELP from the coding sequence TTGATTCTGCCGGAAACAGTGGTAAGAGCTGAAATAATAACGACAAAGGATAACGTGAATGAAGTCGTTAGTAAACTTCTTAAGTTGGGGACTTTTGAGCCCGATGATCCTAAAGTACCAATTTCACAGAACAGGCTTGAAGATGCAAGAAGGATATTAGGAGAAATCAACGATAAAATAGCAAGACTAATACTTCTCATGGAAGCGTCTGAAATAGCTGTTGAGCCAAAAGGAAACCTAAAACAGGATAAACAGGATTGGATTGAAACAGCACGTATTTATACTTCTGAAGCTTCTAAAATAGAGGAGAAATATAGAGTATTGCTTGAAGAAATACAAAAATTGAAATCAGAGAGAGATTCATTAAAACTCAAACTTGATGAATTAGAACCATTCAAGGATGTAGATATTGACCTGAAGAAAATGTATACAAACACTTATTTTGACGTAGCATTGGCTATATTAAGTCGTCAACAAATTGAGGAGTTGAAGAAAAGAGGTTTTGAAGTTATCTCGTATCAGTCAAATAATTTCTATCCATCCCTGATCATAGGTCTAAAGGGGACTGAACTTAATGAGACGTTAAAAAAATTGGGAATTAAAAGATTAGAGACGCAGGATTTGGTGTCGCCTAGCCAGCAATATAAGACCATTATGGACAGAATTAACTACATAGATGGTGTTCTTGGTGCAAAAAGAAAGGAATTAAGAGAGAAAGCTAATGAAGATAAAGATTGGATACAGTCTACATACGGAAAACTTCTAACACTTAGAGACAGTATGTTGGTTCTATCTAAAGCCAAAATTTCAGACTACTTTATTCAAATCGAGGGATATGTGTTAGAAAAATTCACTAAACAATTAACAAATTCCTTAAAAGATTCAGCTGTAGTAGTGTATGAATATCCAAAGAGATTCGGTGAACAAGAAGAACCACCTACTTACGTTAATTTACCTAAGTCAATAAGACCATTAGAGAGCATAATAGAGTTATACGGTACTCCTTCATATTGGGAGATATCACCCACACTATTTCTCATAATTACTTTCCCTCTAATCTTCGGACTTATGTTTCCGGATTTGGGAAACGCAATAATTTTACTCATATTCGCAATTTGGTTCCACAATTACGGCAAAAAGAGAAATAGTGAGAGTATTAGATACCTATCTCTAGTGTTGATTTATAGTAGTATAATTGCAGCGATAACGGGTATATTAGCTAGGGAGTTCTTTGGACCTTTAGCGGTGGGCGGTCTACGTGAATTGTTAAATAACCCGTCCTATCCAGTAGGGCCATTGTATAACATCTGGCCTATTTCCGAATCTGTGTATGAGAAGATAGCTCCAATACTGCCAACCTCTGGAGAAACAGGTATAGTTAATACTATAATCATATCACTGCTACTAGGTTCAATACTACTATTTGTAAGTTCAATATTAGGCGTCATAAATACAATAAAGAAGAAGGATTACGAATACCTTGTCCTAGATAGGTTACCTTTACTTCTAATCTATACTCCACCACTGATCGTATTCTCTTATGGATTTACAAACATATCAAACTATACGTTACAAATACAGCAATTACTGGGAGGTATTGAATACTTCATATTCCATTCAGGTTCGCCAGCCCCTGGTGCAACACAAATATTAGCAACGTCATTAGTTATTTGGGTAGAGCTTGCCCTAATATTTAATTGGATAGGAAAAATAATTATACTTAGAAGGCATGAGAAGGTTAGCATAGGAAATGCTATAGTTACTGGATTCATAGAAGGTGCGTTTGAAGCTGGAATATTATTACTATCAAATGTGATTTCCTTCATAAGAATCTTAATATTTGCAATTGCTCACTACTACATACTATTTGCGTTTTCGTTCATGGGTTATCTTGCGGCAGGTTCTCCAAATTCATTATTCGCAGTATTCATAAATCCAGCATCAATAGCAATTATAATAGTAGGTAATTTGCTGGCTATAGCACTAGAAGGACTAGTAGTTTTCATACAGGATATGAGATTGCACTTCTACGAAATGTTCAGCAAATTCTATGAGGGAAGAGGAAGAAAATTCAATCCAGTAAAAGCGTATGTTGAATTACCTTAA
- a CDS encoding ATP synthase subunit F has protein sequence MGKVIVIGDKYTVNLFKLIGTEGIVLEDPLELENTLLKIRKREDVDLVLVTNDTYTPVKEKVDNLILEQKKPLITVIPSPFSEAKPVDVKGLILKSLGFG, from the coding sequence ATGGGTAAAGTTATTGTTATCGGCGATAAGTACACTGTTAATTTGTTTAAGCTTATAGGTACGGAGGGTATTGTATTAGAGGATCCTCTAGAACTAGAGAACACACTTCTAAAGATTAGAAAAAGAGAAGATGTAGACTTAGTGTTAGTGACTAATGACACATATACTCCAGTAAAGGAAAAAGTGGATAACCTTATATTAGAGCAGAAAAAACCACTGATAACAGTTATTCCAAGCCCATTCAGTGAAGCTAAACCTGTTGATGTAAAAGGTTTAATACTTAAATCACTTGGTTTTGGGTGA
- a CDS encoding V-type ATP synthase subunit E: MVDFEELLSKTQEVEKKKIDEELKKAFTEANLIVDEAYNELLSEYSKRIQEIISKNIEALRGEEAKLEVETKRAVNREKDYWVQQVFQKTLDELEKIANTKDYKNRIESILSRELTEGAIVYCSNNDKKFIEGLLASKRVNNVSVEVDNSIKGGVKIYYPDKKLTRDFTLKTILNQIFEDLRNDVARILFGE; this comes from the coding sequence ATGGTTGATTTTGAAGAACTATTATCCAAGACTCAGGAGGTCGAGAAAAAGAAGATAGACGAAGAGTTAAAGAAAGCTTTCACCGAGGCAAATCTGATTGTAGATGAGGCTTATAATGAACTATTATCTGAATACTCAAAGAGAATCCAGGAGATTATATCAAAAAACATTGAGGCTTTGAGAGGAGAGGAAGCTAAGCTTGAAGTAGAAACTAAAAGAGCCGTGAATAGGGAGAAGGATTATTGGGTTCAGCAAGTATTTCAGAAGACTTTAGATGAGTTGGAAAAGATAGCAAATACAAAGGATTACAAAAACAGAATAGAAAGTATTTTATCTAGGGAGTTAACTGAGGGAGCTATTGTTTATTGCTCTAATAACGATAAGAAGTTCATTGAGGGATTATTGGCATCGAAGCGAGTCAATAATGTATCAGTAGAGGTGGATAATTCTATTAAGGGTGGAGTAAAGATATACTATCCAGATAAGAAGTTGACACGAGATTTTACCCTTAAAACAATTTTAAATCAGATTTTTGAAGATTTAAGAAATGATGTTGCAAGAATTTTATTTGGTGAGTAA
- a CDS encoding ATP synthase subunit A codes for MAGEGRVVRVNGPLVVADGMRNAQMFEVVEVGELRLVGEITRIEGDRAYIQVYEATDGIKPGEKAYRTGSLLSVELGPGLMGGIFDGLQRPLDRIAESVKSPFVTRGVKVPALDRNKKWHVIPVAKKGDKVSPGDIIAKVNETDLIEHRIIVPPNVHGTLKEISPEGDYTVEDVIARVDMEGDVKDLKLYQRWPVRIPRPFKEKLEPTEPLLTGTRVVDTIFPIAKGGTAAIPGPFGSGKTVTLQSLAKWSEAKVVIYVGCGERGNEMTDELRQFPKLKDPWTGKPLLQRTILVANTSNMPVAARESSIYVGVTMAEYFRDQGYDVLLVADSTSRWAEALRELGGRMEEMPAEEGFPSYLPSRLAEYYERAGRVIALGNPERFGSVSIASAVSPPGGDFTEPVTSNTLRFVRVFWPLDVALAQARHYPAINWIQGFSAYVDLVASWWHKNVDPTWFEMRSVLVKILLREDELRQIVRLVGPESLSDKDKLILEASKLIRDAFLKQNAFDDIDAFSSPQKQAKIMRLIYDFYTNASQLLDKGLTLKKILEKVGSFEPDIVRVKYTVKNDELNKIDELDNKLKEAFDSLLKEVA; via the coding sequence ATGGCAGGAGAAGGTAGAGTAGTTAGGGTAAATGGTCCACTAGTTGTAGCAGACGGTATGAGAAATGCTCAAATGTTCGAAGTTGTTGAAGTTGGTGAATTAAGACTAGTTGGAGAGATTACTAGAATAGAAGGAGATAGGGCATACATTCAAGTCTACGAAGCCACAGACGGAATCAAGCCAGGAGAGAAGGCATATAGAACTGGTTCATTATTATCAGTAGAATTAGGACCAGGTTTAATGGGAGGTATTTTCGATGGTCTACAGAGACCTTTAGACAGAATTGCAGAATCTGTGAAATCTCCCTTTGTTACCAGAGGAGTTAAAGTACCTGCGTTGGACAGAAATAAGAAATGGCACGTTATTCCTGTTGCTAAGAAAGGTGATAAAGTATCACCAGGTGATATAATAGCTAAGGTTAATGAAACGGATCTAATAGAACACAGAATTATAGTACCACCAAACGTTCATGGGACACTAAAGGAAATTTCTCCTGAGGGTGATTATACAGTAGAAGATGTAATTGCAAGAGTTGATATGGAAGGCGATGTTAAAGATTTAAAATTATATCAAAGATGGCCTGTTAGAATTCCTAGACCTTTCAAGGAAAAACTAGAGCCAACAGAACCACTCCTAACTGGAACCAGAGTTGTTGATACCATATTCCCTATAGCTAAAGGCGGAACTGCAGCAATACCTGGTCCATTTGGAAGTGGTAAAACAGTAACTTTACAAAGTTTGGCAAAGTGGTCTGAAGCTAAAGTTGTAATATATGTTGGTTGTGGAGAGAGAGGTAATGAAATGACTGATGAGTTGAGACAATTCCCGAAGCTTAAGGATCCATGGACAGGGAAGCCTTTGTTACAGAGGACTATATTGGTAGCTAATACCAGTAATATGCCAGTAGCCGCAAGGGAATCTAGTATATATGTTGGTGTGACTATGGCTGAGTACTTCAGAGATCAGGGTTATGACGTGTTACTGGTTGCTGATTCCACATCAAGATGGGCTGAGGCACTTAGAGAGTTAGGTGGACGAATGGAAGAGATGCCGGCAGAGGAAGGATTCCCAAGTTATCTGCCATCAAGATTAGCTGAATATTATGAGAGAGCTGGAAGAGTAATTGCGTTAGGCAATCCTGAGAGGTTTGGTTCTGTAAGTATAGCATCAGCAGTTTCACCACCAGGCGGTGATTTCACAGAGCCAGTAACAAGCAACACATTGAGATTTGTAAGAGTCTTTTGGCCCCTTGATGTGGCTTTAGCACAAGCAAGGCATTATCCTGCAATTAACTGGATTCAAGGATTCTCAGCATATGTTGATTTAGTAGCCAGTTGGTGGCATAAGAACGTTGATCCTACTTGGTTTGAAATGAGGAGTGTACTAGTGAAGATCCTTCTGAGGGAGGACGAGTTAAGACAAATAGTTAGGCTAGTAGGACCAGAATCACTCTCAGATAAGGATAAGTTGATTTTAGAGGCTTCAAAGTTGATTAGAGACGCTTTCCTGAAGCAGAACGCATTTGATGATATAGATGCCTTCTCATCTCCTCAAAAACAAGCTAAGATCATGAGATTAATTTATGACTTTTACACTAACGCATCCCAGTTGTTAGATAAAGGTCTCACATTAAAGAAGATATTGGAGAAAGTAGGCTCATTCGAACCAGACATTGTAAGAGTTAAGTATACTGTGAAAAATGATGAGCTAAATAAGATAGACGAACTTGACAATAAATTAAAAGAGGCTTTTGATAGCTTATTAAAGGAGGTGGCATAA
- a CDS encoding V-type ATP synthase subunit B (produces ATP from ADP in the presence of a proton gradient across the membrane; the B subunit is part of the catalytic core of the ATP synthase complex), with protein sequence MSTLMNIREYNSISMIKGPLMAIEGVTDAAYNELIEVEMPDGSKRRGIVVDSQSGVAIVQVFEGTTGVSPTQSKVRFLGRGLEVKISEEMLGRIFTPLGEPLDNGPQVLSGEKRDINGNPLNPSVREYPEEFIQTGVSAIDGLTSLLRGQKLPIFSGSGLPANQLAAQIAKQATVRGEESNFAVVFAAIGIRYDEALFFRRFFEETGAINRVAMFVTLANDPPSLKILTPKTALTLAEYLAYEKDMHILAILIDMTNYCEALRELSASKEEVPGRGGYPGYMYTDLAVTYERAGKVRGKKGSITQMPILTMPNDDITHPIPDLTGYITEGQIVLDRSLFNKGIYPPINVLASLSRLMRDGIGEGKTRDDHKDLSNQLFAAYARAQDIRGLAAIIGEDSLSDVDRKYLLFAEQFERKFINQGINENRDIETTLDIGWEVISMLPESEISLIRTEYIKKYHPNYRVKK encoded by the coding sequence TTGTCCACATTGATGAACATCAGGGAGTATAATAGCATTTCTATGATCAAAGGGCCCTTAATGGCTATTGAGGGAGTTACAGATGCTGCATATAACGAATTAATTGAAGTAGAAATGCCTGATGGGAGTAAAAGGAGAGGTATAGTTGTTGATTCTCAGTCAGGTGTTGCAATAGTTCAAGTTTTCGAAGGAACCACAGGTGTTTCCCCCACACAGTCCAAAGTTAGATTCTTAGGAAGAGGATTGGAAGTAAAGATTTCTGAAGAAATGTTAGGAAGAATATTTACTCCATTAGGAGAACCATTAGATAATGGTCCTCAAGTTTTAAGCGGTGAGAAAAGAGATATTAACGGTAACCCCCTTAATCCCTCCGTAAGAGAGTATCCTGAAGAGTTCATCCAGACTGGTGTTTCTGCTATAGATGGTTTAACATCATTGCTAAGAGGTCAGAAGCTTCCCATATTTAGCGGTAGCGGTTTACCAGCAAACCAATTAGCTGCACAGATAGCTAAGCAAGCTACAGTAAGAGGAGAAGAGAGTAATTTCGCAGTTGTATTTGCAGCAATTGGAATTAGATACGACGAGGCGTTATTCTTTAGGAGATTCTTTGAGGAGACTGGAGCAATAAATAGAGTTGCAATGTTCGTAACACTGGCAAATGATCCTCCATCACTTAAGATACTTACGCCAAAGACAGCATTGACCCTAGCTGAGTACTTAGCTTATGAGAAAGATATGCACATATTGGCAATTCTCATTGATATGACAAACTATTGTGAGGCACTAAGAGAATTAAGCGCATCTAAAGAGGAAGTTCCTGGAAGAGGTGGATATCCAGGTTATATGTACACTGACCTAGCAGTAACCTATGAAAGAGCAGGAAAAGTCAGAGGTAAAAAGGGATCCATAACCCAGATGCCAATTTTGACTATGCCAAACGATGATATTACTCACCCTATACCTGACTTGACTGGCTATATAACTGAGGGTCAGATAGTTCTAGATAGGTCTTTGTTTAACAAGGGAATATACCCACCAATTAATGTATTAGCTAGTTTGTCAAGATTAATGAGAGACGGAATCGGAGAAGGTAAGACCAGAGATGATCATAAGGATCTTTCAAATCAGTTATTTGCAGCTTACGCAAGAGCACAGGATATAAGAGGTTTAGCCGCAATAATTGGTGAGGACAGCTTATCTGATGTTGATAGGAAATACTTACTATTTGCTGAACAGTTCGAGAGGAAATTTATAAATCAGGGAATAAATGAGAATAGAGATATAGAGACTACATTGGATATAGGTTGGGAAGTAATATCTATGTTACCAGAGTCAGAAATAAGCTTGATTAGAACTGAGTACATAAAGAAGTATCATCCTAACTACAGGGTAAAGAAATGA
- a CDS encoding ATP synthase subunit D — MSSRKVLPTKINLINLRRQIRLIRTIKRLLENKREVLLLYLRQYADEYEKVYNEVSKVLSDVYSTYLQGVASEGLSTIQTYADSIPSSLNVNISIKVLFGVKIPVVDLDESTIQQQPFGNLEISPYILKSREQMSYAFKKILTLIEIESSIRALSGELRKTQRLINAIDTSILPFYQSSSKYIKSVLDDRTREEFTRLKMVRKLLQRRR, encoded by the coding sequence ATGAGCTCAAGGAAAGTCTTACCTACAAAGATTAACCTTATTAATTTACGAAGGCAAATAAGGTTAATTAGGACTATTAAGAGGCTTTTGGAAAATAAGCGAGAAGTCTTGTTACTATACCTTAGGCAATATGCTGATGAGTATGAGAAAGTGTATAATGAAGTTAGTAAGGTTCTAAGTGATGTTTATTCCACTTACTTGCAAGGTGTTGCCTCTGAGGGTTTGTCTACAATCCAGACCTATGCAGATTCTATTCCATCCTCATTAAATGTAAATATTAGTATTAAAGTTCTATTTGGTGTAAAGATACCTGTAGTGGATTTGGATGAGTCTACAATTCAGCAACAGCCTTTTGGTAATCTAGAGATCTCTCCATATATATTAAAGTCTAGAGAGCAAATGTCCTATGCATTCAAGAAGATATTAACACTAATAGAAATAGAGTCCAGTATTAGGGCTCTCAGCGGTGAATTAAGAAAAACACAGCGTTTAATTAATGCAATAGACACATCTATCTTGCCTTTCTATCAGTCTTCTTCAAAATACATAAAGTCTGTTCTAGATGATAGAACAAGAGAGGAGTTCACAAGACTTAAAATGGTTAGAAAATTACTTCAAAGAAGGAGGTAA
- a CDS encoding ATP synthase epsilon subunit, which translates to MAEAYINELKSKLDARKKEILSQLNEEYNKILKSRFEDLESVKRNILKEVQNI; encoded by the coding sequence ATGGCTGAAGCTTACATTAATGAACTTAAGTCAAAATTGGATGCCAGAAAGAAAGAGATTTTATCTCAATTGAATGAAGAATATAATAAAATTCTAAAGTCTCGATTCGAAGACCTTGAAAGTGTAAAGAGAAATATTTTAAAGGAAGTCCAAAACATATAA
- a CDS encoding ATP synthase subunit K (produces ATP from ADP in the presence of a proton gradient across the membrane; the K subunit is a nonenzymatic component which binds the dimeric form by interacting with the G and E subunits) → MKKALLISLILPILIGGIVAAAQAPQDTPQGFMGINIGAGLAVGLAAIGAGVAVGTAAAAGIGVLTEKREMFGTVLIFVAIGEGIAVYGIIFAVLMLFAGI, encoded by the coding sequence ATGAAGAAGGCATTACTAATATCTTTAATACTTCCTATTTTAATAGGAGGTATAGTAGCAGCTGCTCAAGCTCCACAAGATACTCCACAAGGTTTTATGGGAATTAACATTGGTGCTGGGCTTGCGGTTGGATTAGCGGCAATTGGAGCTGGTGTAGCAGTAGGTACAGCTGCGGCAGCAGGTATCGGTGTCCTTACCGAGAAAAGAGAGATGTTCGGTACTGTTCTAATTTTCGTGGCAATCGGTGAAGGAATAGCTGTATACGGTATAATATTTGCAGTATTAATGTTATTCGCAGGCATATAA